The Metabacillus sediminilitoris genome window below encodes:
- a CDS encoding response regulator: MKTKIVIIDDHQLFREGVKRILDFEPSFEVVAEGDDGEDALAIVEAHKPDVVIMDINMPKVNGVEATKQLIEANAETKVIILSIHDDENYVTHALKTGASGYLLKEMDADTLIEAVKVVADGGSYLHPKVTHNLVNEFRRLATSSGQAATAQALQPEIRRPLHILTRRECEVLQMLADGKSNRGIGEALFISEKTVKNHVSNILQKMNVNDRTQAVVVAIKNGWVEVK, encoded by the coding sequence ATGAAAACGAAAATAGTTATTATTGATGACCATCAGTTATTTCGTGAAGGTGTAAAACGCATATTAGACTTTGAACCATCATTTGAGGTAGTAGCAGAGGGTGATGACGGGGAAGATGCTTTAGCAATTGTCGAAGCACACAAACCAGATGTCGTGATCATGGATATCAATATGCCGAAAGTGAATGGTGTTGAAGCAACAAAACAATTAATCGAAGCGAATGCTGAGACAAAGGTCATTATTTTATCTATACATGATGATGAAAACTATGTAACACATGCATTAAAAACGGGTGCAAGCGGCTATTTATTAAAAGAAATGGATGCAGACACACTGATCGAAGCAGTAAAGGTTGTTGCTGACGGTGGTTCTTACTTACATCCGAAAGTGACACATAATTTAGTAAATGAATTTAGAAGACTTGCAACATCAAGTGGACAAGCTGCTACAGCGCAAGCTTTACAACCAGAAATTCGCCGTCCATTACATATTCTCACTCGCCGTGAGTGCGAAGTGCTCCAAATGTTAGCCGATGGTAAAAGCAACCGCGGGATCGGTGAAGCATTGTTTATCAGTGAAAAAACAGTTAAAAACCATGTTAGTAATATTCTGCAAAAAATGAATGTAAATGATCGTACCCAGGCGGTTGTCGTTGCAATTAAAAATGGCTGGGTTGAAGTAAAATAA
- a CDS encoding SANT/Myb domain-containing protein codes for MSITTDQLPESTQDVRKRTYRHWTTLEDRKLKELRQNGMKFKHIAIQLSRTAISVEKRYRKITAPTND; via the coding sequence TTGAGTATAACGACCGATCAACTGCCTGAATCCACCCAAGATGTTAGGAAAAGAACATATCGGCATTGGACAACTTTAGAAGACCGGAAGCTAAAAGAATTACGTCAAAACGGCATGAAATTTAAACATATCGCTATTCAATTATCACGCACAGCTATTAGTGTAGAAAAACGTTACCGAAAAATCACAGCACCAACGAACGATTGA
- a CDS encoding YigZ family protein: MLSHYYTVKGYGEHELIIEKSRFICYIERVLTEEDAQHFIQQIKKKHYNANHNCSAYIIGENDHIQKANDDGEPSGTAGVPMLEVLKKKKIKNTVVVVTRYFGGIKLGTGGLIRAYGKSVSEGLNAVGIVERKLMRVIHTKIDYTWLGKVENELRSSTYLLKEIHYLNDVEVETYVEEEKKNDFFEWMTELTNGKSEIFEGDVIYLEEELKI, translated from the coding sequence ATGCTTTCACATTATTATACCGTAAAAGGCTATGGAGAGCATGAACTAATTATCGAAAAATCTCGGTTTATTTGTTATATAGAGCGTGTTTTAACTGAAGAGGACGCGCAACATTTTATTCAGCAAATTAAAAAGAAACATTACAACGCCAATCATAATTGCTCAGCATATATCATTGGAGAAAATGATCACATTCAAAAAGCAAATGATGATGGAGAACCTAGTGGAACAGCCGGGGTTCCAATGCTCGAGGTGTTAAAAAAGAAAAAAATAAAAAACACGGTCGTCGTTGTTACCCGTTATTTTGGCGGGATAAAACTCGGAACAGGCGGACTAATTCGTGCATATGGTAAATCTGTTTCGGAAGGATTAAATGCAGTTGGAATTGTCGAAAGAAAACTTATGCGTGTCATTCATACAAAAATTGACTATACATGGTTGGGGAAAGTGGAAAATGAATTACGTTCTTCCACATATTTATTAAAGGAAATTCATTATTTAAATGATGTGGAAGTGGAAACCTACGTAGAAGAAGAGAAAAAAAATGACTTTTTTGAATGGATGACAGAACTGACAAATGGTAAAAGTGAAATTTTTGAAGGTGATGTTATTTATTTAGAAGAGGAACTTAAAATTTAG
- a CDS encoding flagellar protein FlgN — protein sequence MQAEKLIQTLEKLLQLHQNLHKITLQKTESLKSENVEQIKELLKKEQMFLQAIKQIEAERIQETITFLGSEGDLTLSACIEKAKGEQKESLKVIAKEFKETMDKLKEANLLNRELTQQALQFVSISLDMLMPQESFTNYQRPDQNQTQTEKRRRSLFDSQV from the coding sequence GTGCAAGCAGAAAAATTAATTCAAACATTAGAAAAGCTTTTACAACTACATCAAAATCTTCACAAAATAACCCTCCAAAAAACAGAGAGCTTAAAAAGTGAGAACGTTGAACAAATAAAGGAATTGCTGAAAAAGGAGCAAATGTTCCTGCAGGCAATTAAACAAATAGAAGCGGAAAGAATTCAGGAAACGATTACCTTTTTAGGAAGTGAAGGAGATCTTACTCTATCAGCCTGTATTGAAAAAGCGAAGGGTGAACAGAAAGAATCTCTAAAGGTCATCGCGAAAGAATTCAAGGAAACAATGGACAAGCTAAAAGAGGCTAACCTGTTAAATCGAGAATTAACACAGCAGGCATTGCAATTCGTTTCCATTTCACTTGATATGCTGATGCCACAAGAAAGCTTTACAAACTATCAACGTCCGGATCAAAACCAAACACAAACGGAAAAACGACGCCGATCATTATTTGATTCACAAGTATAA
- the flgL gene encoding flagellar hook-associated protein FlgL: MRVTQGMLASNSLRHLSQSYTNMGKYQDQLATGKKITRPSDDPVVAIKGMFYRTNLTEVEQYKRNLNEAYQWMESSEAGIEHANQVVQRVRELLVQGNNGSNSPTDLQAIAVEVGQLKEDLANVANTQVAGRYIFNGTKTDTPPVNVEDDTVTVDMNTDAFNVEVSNGVNLKVNINGTNVFGQDLFNTLQSIEDALNSGNMENGDDMLGDLDKHFDMLSAERSEIGARYNRLEMVDARIQDQEIIASRILSENEDADLEKVITDLTIQESIHRASLAVSSKVIQPTLIDFLR, translated from the coding sequence ATGCGTGTAACACAAGGTATGCTGGCTTCTAACTCGCTGCGTCATTTAAGTCAAAGCTACACGAATATGGGCAAATACCAGGATCAGCTTGCTACAGGGAAGAAGATTACCCGACCTTCTGATGATCCGGTTGTGGCGATTAAAGGGATGTTCTATCGAACGAATTTAACAGAAGTTGAGCAGTATAAACGGAACTTGAATGAAGCGTACCAATGGATGGAAAGCTCTGAGGCTGGAATTGAACATGCCAATCAAGTAGTTCAGCGTGTCAGGGAGTTATTAGTTCAAGGGAATAATGGATCAAACAGTCCAACAGATTTACAAGCAATTGCCGTTGAAGTTGGGCAGCTAAAAGAGGATTTAGCAAATGTCGCAAATACTCAAGTTGCAGGCCGTTATATTTTTAATGGGACGAAAACAGATACTCCACCAGTTAATGTTGAAGATGATACTGTTACTGTCGATATGAATACAGATGCCTTTAATGTAGAAGTTTCAAACGGTGTGAATTTGAAAGTGAATATTAATGGGACAAATGTTTTTGGACAGGACCTGTTTAACACCCTTCAATCCATTGAAGATGCTTTAAACAGCGGCAACATGGAAAATGGCGATGACATGCTTGGTGACCTTGATAAACATTTTGATATGCTATCTGCCGAGCGTTCTGAAATTGGTGCCCGCTATAATCGTTTAGAGATGGTTGATGCAAGAATTCAAGATCAGGAAATCATTGCAAGCAGAATTCTATCAGAAAATGAGGATGCTGACCTGGAGAAGGTCATTACAGATCTAACCATCCAAGAAAGTATTCACAGAGCATCATTAGCCGTTAGCTCAAAGGTCATTCAGCCGACATTAATAGACTTTCTAAGATAA
- the flgM gene encoding flagellar biosynthesis anti-sigma factor FlgM, whose protein sequence is MKINNLGSMGVNPYKRSLEKSAQTAQKPQAKEDKVEISSKAMDLQQTNEVTKARQEKIQAIKTQLENGTYTIDPKAIANGLLNFYKK, encoded by the coding sequence TTGAAAATAAACAATCTTGGTTCAATGGGCGTCAATCCATATAAACGCAGTTTAGAGAAAAGTGCGCAAACAGCACAAAAGCCTCAAGCGAAGGAAGATAAAGTAGAGATTTCCTCAAAAGCAATGGATCTCCAACAAACGAATGAGGTTACGAAAGCGAGACAAGAAAAGATCCAAGCAATTAAAACACAATTAGAAAATGGCACATATACAATCGATCCAAAGGCGATTGCAAATGGCCTGCTAAATTTTTATAAAAAATAA
- a CDS encoding late competence development ComFB family protein, whose amino-acid sequence MVINAMERIIKDLLDEYKNRLYLHCTCDECLDDILALTLNKTLPRYVTKEENITYIKANFVDKQELTSLLVKLAECAKIVSNRPICHNT is encoded by the coding sequence ATGGTTATTAATGCTATGGAACGAATTATAAAGGATTTATTAGACGAATATAAAAATCGCTTGTACCTCCATTGTACGTGTGATGAATGCTTAGATGATATTCTTGCCCTTACTTTAAATAAAACGCTGCCTCGTTATGTGACAAAAGAGGAAAATATCACGTACATTAAAGCAAATTTTGTTGATAAGCAAGAATTGACGTCACTTTTAGTGAAATTAGCAGAATGCGCTAAAATAGTCTCGAACAGACCAATCTGCCATAATACGTAA
- a CDS encoding ComF family protein, with amino-acid sequence MIPINCLICHEEIAQKATWTSLLLQADKVSCDQCFQTFKQITGSTCPCCNRPQETMELCSDCTRWENDPQWKNILAKNISVFEYNDVMKDVLSTFKFRGDAALVNVFKQTFVFSYKNHLSSQQFDAVLPIPLSNERLHERGFNQAKLLANFLPLPQLDALQRTHHEKQSKKSRHERLQAAHVFSVDNPSIIENKRILLVDDIYTTGSTIRHAAKQLIQNGAAHVSSLTLIRS; translated from the coding sequence TTGATTCCAATCAACTGTCTAATTTGCCATGAGGAAATCGCACAAAAAGCAACATGGACAAGCTTGCTTTTGCAAGCTGACAAGGTTTCATGTGATCAATGTTTTCAAACGTTTAAGCAGATTACAGGATCAACTTGTCCTTGTTGCAATAGACCGCAGGAAACGATGGAGTTATGCAGTGACTGCACAAGGTGGGAGAATGACCCGCAGTGGAAAAACATCCTCGCAAAAAATATCTCTGTTTTTGAATATAATGATGTGATGAAGGATGTGCTCTCTACTTTTAAATTCCGCGGTGACGCAGCGTTAGTAAATGTATTTAAACAAACGTTTGTTTTTAGCTATAAAAATCACCTTTCATCACAGCAATTTGACGCTGTTTTACCCATTCCATTGAGCAATGAGCGCTTACATGAACGAGGCTTTAACCAAGCGAAGCTGCTTGCAAATTTTCTCCCGCTTCCACAACTAGACGCCCTCCAACGAACCCACCATGAAAAACAATCGAAAAAATCCCGGCATGAACGATTACAAGCTGCACATGTCTTTTCAGTAGATAACCCAAGTATCATTGAAAACAAACGTATCTTATTAGTAGATGATATCTATACAACAGGCAGTACCATCCGTCATGCAGCAAAACAACTTATTCAAAATGGAGCAGCACATGTTTCCTCGCTCACATTAATTAGAAGCTAA
- a CDS encoding sensor histidine kinase yields MNSNKIDSKLLDEVLDKMIHTVDGSKDEIFQIGEQSRHQYESLVEELKDIKIQVSRVIDEGDKLEVQTRLARNRLSEVSKNFKEFSEDEIREAYEKAHNLQVELSMMQQHEKQLRNRRDDLERRLLGLQEIIERSESLVSQITVVLNYLNRDLRQVGMLLEDAQQKQDFGLRIIEAQEEERKRVSREIHDGPAQMLANVMMRSELIERVYRERGAEEGFKEIRNLRQNVRNALYEVRRIIYDLRPMALDDLGLIPTLKKYMNTIEEYNGNTKIHFESRGCLEDQRLSSRFEVALFRLAQEAVTNALKHAEATEITVKVEVTKETISMLIKDNGKGFDVNEFKKIKDKKSFGLIGMKERLDLLDGKMTINSKIGLGTFIMIQVPYQAC; encoded by the coding sequence ATGAACTCCAACAAAATAGACAGTAAGTTACTTGATGAAGTTCTCGACAAAATGATTCATACTGTAGATGGAAGCAAAGACGAAATTTTCCAAATCGGCGAACAGTCACGACATCAATATGAATCATTAGTAGAAGAGTTAAAGGATATAAAAATTCAAGTGAGCCGGGTCATTGATGAAGGTGACAAGCTTGAAGTACAAACAAGGTTGGCCCGTAATCGGCTTTCAGAGGTAAGCAAGAACTTTAAAGAGTTTTCAGAAGACGAAATTCGTGAGGCATATGAAAAGGCCCACAATCTTCAGGTAGAGCTCTCCATGATGCAGCAGCATGAAAAGCAGCTGCGCAATCGCCGTGATGACTTAGAAAGACGCTTGCTGGGCCTGCAGGAAATCATCGAGCGCTCAGAGTCACTTGTTAGTCAGATAACAGTTGTCTTAAATTACTTAAACAGAGATTTACGCCAGGTAGGGATGCTTTTAGAGGATGCCCAGCAAAAGCAGGATTTTGGTTTGAGGATAATTGAGGCGCAGGAGGAAGAACGAAAGCGAGTATCTCGTGAGATTCATGACGGTCCGGCACAAATGCTGGCAAATGTTATGATGAGATCAGAGTTAATTGAACGAGTCTACCGTGAGCGCGGTGCTGAGGAAGGATTTAAGGAAATCCGTAACCTGCGCCAAAACGTTCGCAATGCCCTTTATGAGGTAAGAAGGATCATCTATGACTTAAGGCCAATGGCACTAGATGACTTAGGACTCATTCCGACCCTCAAAAAATATATGAACACAATCGAAGAGTATAATGGAAATACAAAAATTCACTTTGAGAGCCGTGGCTGTCTTGAAGATCAACGGCTTTCATCACGTTTTGAAGTGGCCCTGTTCAGGCTGGCACAAGAGGCGGTCACAAATGCGCTCAAGCATGCGGAAGCAACCGAAATTACTGTGAAGGTAGAAGTAACTAAGGAAACTATTTCAATGCTCATTAAAGATAATGGCAAGGGTTTTGATGTTAATGAATTTAAAAAAATCAAAGATAAAAAATCATTTGGACTGATCGGAATGAAGGAACGCTTGGACTTGCTTGACGGAAAAATGACGATCAATTCAAAAATTGGCCTAGGGACTTTCATCATGATTCAAGTCCCGTATCAAGCATGCTGA
- the flgK gene encoding flagellar hook-associated protein FlgK: MTSTFFGLEIARRGMFTQQSALSTTAHNVANANTPGYTRQRVNFEQTTPYPPVGKNSPTIPGQLGTGVEAGTVERVREDFLDVQYRSENNKAGYWSSRATALEKMEEIMNEPSETGLSVTLDKFWQSLQDLAANPTNAGARSVVRERGIAVAETFNYLSTSLKSIQGDLKNELDVTVKEINSLASQINNINQQISSIEPNGYLPNDLYDERDRLIDQLSSLANIKVSATPSGGNALTIAEGAYTVEIVDDNGNTLGTLVDSKQKKANELTVGYNSGNGLVESVTIGRQKLDVLDFNSTGKISSLIDSYGYTYESGTSTFEKGLYPDMLTNIDTMAFEFANKFNAAHREGWSIEDYNSDTHTPVDFFSFGDVSLTDSRGAAELIRISDDILESTDHIAAALPNAAGEVTIGDSQNAQKLADVKNKTFSIDGNTTSFQNYYEGIIGGMAVDSQEAQRLTSNSEVLRDAVEVRRQSVSAVSLDEEMTNMIQFQHAYNASARMITMQDEILDRIINGMGLSGR, translated from the coding sequence ATGACATCGACTTTTTTTGGATTAGAAATTGCAAGGCGCGGTATGTTCACTCAACAAAGTGCCCTAAGTACAACCGCACATAATGTTGCCAACGCAAATACACCTGGCTATACACGTCAACGTGTTAATTTTGAACAAACAACCCCATATCCTCCTGTAGGAAAAAACAGTCCAACAATACCCGGTCAATTAGGTACAGGTGTTGAGGCTGGTACGGTAGAGCGTGTTCGTGAAGATTTTTTAGACGTCCAATATCGAAGCGAAAACAATAAGGCCGGCTACTGGAGTTCTCGCGCGACTGCATTAGAAAAAATGGAAGAAATCATGAATGAACCTTCAGAAACAGGCCTATCTGTTACACTCGACAAGTTCTGGCAATCCCTTCAGGACTTAGCGGCAAACCCAACAAATGCTGGAGCCCGCTCAGTTGTGCGTGAGCGAGGTATTGCTGTGGCTGAAACATTTAATTATTTATCAACTTCATTAAAATCCATCCAAGGTGATTTGAAAAATGAACTTGATGTAACGGTGAAGGAAATTAACTCCCTTGCTTCACAAATTAACAATATCAATCAGCAAATTTCATCAATCGAACCAAATGGCTATTTGCCTAACGACTTATATGATGAGCGCGATCGCTTAATCGACCAGCTTTCTTCACTGGCGAACATTAAAGTTTCAGCAACTCCTTCTGGTGGGAATGCTTTAACAATCGCTGAAGGAGCATATACAGTTGAAATTGTTGATGATAATGGAAATACACTCGGAACGCTTGTTGATTCGAAACAGAAAAAAGCTAACGAATTAACTGTTGGCTACAATTCTGGTAACGGCTTAGTAGAATCGGTCACAATCGGCAGGCAAAAACTAGATGTTTTAGATTTTAATAGCACAGGGAAAATAAGCAGCTTAATAGATTCATATGGATATACGTATGAAAGCGGAACAAGCACATTTGAAAAGGGTCTATACCCAGACATGCTTACAAATATCGATACAATGGCATTTGAGTTTGCGAACAAATTCAATGCAGCACATAGAGAAGGTTGGAGTATTGAAGATTATAATTCTGACACACATACACCAGTTGATTTCTTTTCATTCGGTGATGTGTCATTAACTGATTCAAGAGGTGCAGCTGAACTCATCCGCATTTCAGATGATATTCTTGAATCGACTGATCACATTGCAGCAGCCTTGCCTAACGCAGCTGGAGAAGTGACAATTGGTGACAGCCAGAATGCCCAAAAGCTTGCTGATGTAAAAAACAAAACATTTAGTATTGATGGCAACACAACCTCTTTCCAAAACTATTACGAAGGAATCATCGGTGGAATGGCTGTTGACTCTCAAGAAGCACAACGTTTAACGTCAAACAGTGAAGTGCTTAGAGATGCAGTTGAGGTACGAAGACAATCGGTCAGCGCCGTATCGCTTGATGAAGAAATGACAAATATGATCCAATTCCAGCATGCATACAATGCATCTGCACGAATGATCACCATGCAGGATGAAATATTAGATCGAATTATCAATGGAATGGGATTATCAGGAAGGTAG
- a CDS encoding TIGR03826 family flagellar region protein, which translates to MGELANCPKCNTLFVKTQFRTVCDACFKEEETAYETVYQFLRKRENRKALLHEVVEATDVSEDLILKFIRNGRIQLSNFPNLGYPCEKCGESIREDRLCKNCKKDIHNQLHQMEQVEMISERNKETGNKYTYYSQRTKK; encoded by the coding sequence ATGGGAGAATTAGCAAACTGCCCAAAATGTAATACTTTATTTGTGAAAACACAATTTCGTACCGTATGTGATGCATGCTTTAAGGAAGAAGAAACAGCTTATGAAACAGTCTATCAATTTTTGCGTAAGCGTGAAAATCGTAAAGCACTTTTACATGAAGTCGTCGAAGCTACAGATGTCTCTGAAGATTTAATCTTGAAGTTTATTCGAAATGGACGAATCCAGCTGTCGAATTTCCCTAATCTCGGTTATCCATGTGAAAAATGCGGTGAATCGATTAGAGAAGACCGTTTATGTAAAAACTGTAAAAAGGACATTCATAACCAATTGCATCAAATGGAGCAGGTAGAAATGATTAGTGAACGTAATAAGGAAACAGGGAATAAATACACATACTACTCCCAAAGAACTAAAAAATAG
- a CDS encoding DEAD/DEAH box helicase: MRFLLKNQELTPVFSPQEGAPIANHPHIPQKLLKETFAYSTELQHHLHGRELLQTEIPITLETLHTHYHHGFIKLNYGVYRENNRLTCTRCGNHNPLFFASFSCAQCGEQHCHYCRKCIMMGRISECTPLYRWTGPAPTYHASVPLEWEGTLSNGQAYASEKVVQAIQDNQEILVWAVCGAGKTEVLFKGIEYGLNTGKTICIATPRTDVVLELAPRLQKVFPSATISALYGGSEDIHQPAALYVSTTHQLLRFKEAFDCVIVDEVDAFPYSVDQSLQFAVAKSRKPHSSLIYLTATPSKQWKRDVMRKKRNAVKIPARYHGHPLPVPAYTWCGDWKRKLKKGKLPNVIVKWISNQLQSQKQAFLFVPSVSVIDQVVDICKQYENRIEGVHAEDRQRKEKVARFRNGDIPLIVTSTILERGVTIPNSDVAVLGSEDDIFTESALVQIAGRVGRSSTYPTGEIILFHYGKTQAMIDAKRHIEQMNHEARKNGQLIK, from the coding sequence ATGAGATTTTTACTGAAAAATCAAGAATTGACACCAGTTTTTTCACCTCAAGAAGGTGCACCGATCGCCAACCATCCACATATTCCACAGAAACTTCTTAAAGAAACATTCGCTTATTCAACAGAGCTTCAACACCATCTACATGGCAGAGAGCTGCTGCAAACTGAAATTCCTATCACACTAGAAACCCTTCATACTCATTATCATCATGGCTTTATTAAACTAAATTATGGTGTTTACCGTGAAAATAACCGCTTAACATGTACTCGATGCGGTAATCACAACCCGTTATTTTTTGCCTCTTTTTCATGTGCACAATGTGGAGAGCAGCACTGCCATTATTGTAGAAAGTGCATCATGATGGGGCGGATCAGCGAATGTACACCTTTGTATCGTTGGACTGGACCAGCACCCACTTATCATGCATCCGTTCCTTTAGAGTGGGAAGGAACCTTGTCTAATGGACAGGCATACGCATCAGAAAAGGTTGTACAAGCTATCCAAGATAATCAAGAAATACTTGTCTGGGCTGTATGTGGAGCTGGGAAAACGGAAGTATTGTTTAAAGGCATTGAATACGGTCTGAATACTGGAAAAACAATATGCATTGCCACTCCTAGAACAGATGTTGTCTTAGAACTAGCACCCAGGCTGCAAAAAGTCTTTCCTTCTGCAACAATCTCCGCTCTTTATGGCGGGAGTGAAGACATTCACCAACCTGCTGCCTTATATGTATCAACAACACACCAGCTTTTGCGATTTAAAGAAGCATTTGACTGTGTGATTGTTGATGAGGTAGACGCGTTTCCATACTCTGTAGATCAATCACTGCAATTTGCCGTAGCGAAATCACGCAAACCACATAGTTCGCTTATCTATTTAACCGCAACACCTTCAAAACAATGGAAACGAGATGTCATGCGAAAGAAGCGAAATGCAGTAAAAATCCCTGCTCGCTATCATGGTCATCCATTGCCAGTACCGGCATACACGTGGTGTGGTGATTGGAAGCGGAAATTAAAGAAGGGAAAACTTCCAAACGTGATTGTAAAATGGATATCCAACCAGCTCCAATCGCAAAAGCAGGCGTTTTTATTTGTTCCATCTGTCTCTGTTATCGATCAGGTTGTTGATATATGTAAGCAGTATGAAAACCGAATTGAAGGAGTCCATGCAGAGGATCGTCAGAGAAAGGAAAAGGTTGCTCGCTTTCGCAACGGGGACATTCCTCTTATCGTCACATCTACAATCTTAGAGCGAGGGGTCACGATCCCAAACAGTGATGTAGCTGTGCTTGGCAGTGAGGATGATATTTTTACTGAAAGCGCCCTTGTCCAAATTGCTGGCCGAGTAGGCAGAAGCTCGACATATCCAACAGGTGAAATCATCCTGTTTCACTACGGGAAAACTCAAGCAATGATTGATGCGAAAAGACACATAGAACAAATGAATCATGAAGCTAGAAAAAATGGTCAATTGATAAAGTAA
- a CDS encoding DegV family protein: MKTAILTDSTAYISEELREKYNIQMIPLSVNFGMDTYQEEVEITSEQFFAKVREKEDFPTTSQPPVGMFVELFEKLSLEFDAVISIHLSSGISGTYNGAATAGDMVDNIDVYPFDSEISCMPQGFYAIEAAQLAQEGKTPEQILARLEEMQQSVRAYFMVDDLSNLQRGGRLSGAQALIGSLLQVKPILHFENKVIVPFEKIRTRKKALNRVYDLFHEDAGENVPMKAVIIHGNRPDEAEKMKQDLGTRYPHVEFYISYFGPVIGTHLGEGAIGLGWYRK; this comes from the coding sequence ATGAAAACGGCTATTTTAACGGATAGTACCGCATATATATCAGAGGAATTACGTGAAAAGTATAATATACAGATGATCCCGTTGAGTGTAAATTTCGGGATGGATACCTATCAGGAAGAAGTCGAAATTACTTCAGAGCAATTCTTTGCAAAGGTGAGAGAAAAAGAGGATTTCCCAACAACATCACAGCCCCCTGTTGGAATGTTTGTTGAACTATTTGAAAAGCTTTCACTTGAATTCGATGCTGTTATTTCTATTCATCTATCAAGCGGGATAAGTGGCACATATAACGGTGCAGCAACAGCGGGAGATATGGTCGATAACATAGACGTATATCCATTCGATTCAGAAATTAGCTGCATGCCACAAGGATTTTATGCCATTGAGGCGGCACAACTTGCTCAAGAAGGAAAAACGCCAGAACAAATCCTCGCCCGATTAGAGGAGATGCAGCAATCTGTTCGCGCATACTTTATGGTCGATGATTTATCAAATCTGCAACGCGGTGGGCGTCTAAGCGGGGCACAGGCGTTAATTGGCAGCTTGCTGCAAGTGAAACCAATTCTGCATTTTGAAAATAAAGTCATTGTTCCTTTTGAAAAAATTAGAACACGTAAAAAAGCGCTAAATCGCGTTTATGACCTTTTTCATGAAGATGCCGGCGAAAATGTTCCGATGAAAGCGGTGATTATCCATGGTAATCGACCTGATGAGGCGGAAAAAATGAAGCAGGATCTAGGTACGAGATATCCGCATGTTGAATTTTATATTAGTTATTTTGGACCTGTCATTGGTACACATCTAGGTGAAGGGGCAATTGGGCTAGGGTGGTACAGGAAATAA